GGTCATCATCTTGGGGGGTCCATCGTTCTTGTGTCATCTTGCTCCTTTTGCAAAGCCTCATCTGTCCCTCGCAGGCACGCGGCTATGCCACCGAGAGTCAAGGGCAGGACCTCAGCAGCTCCCAGCAAACCTCTGCTCCTGCCCCTTCTCCAGGAGGCCAGACCCaggccactccctcccccccagctGAAGCCTGGCCCCCCAGTCCTGTCCACACAGAGCCTCAGCTGCTCTGCACGGACCCGGGCAGGATGGACTGTGGGGTCGGTCCCAGCAGAGGAAAGTTAGCGCTTCAGGGTCTGGTATCTGTCCCAGCGAGCTCTTCTGTCCCTACGCATCTGGGTCCAGGTGACCTCGTCACCTCTCTTCTCTCACAGCCCGCAAGTGCCACCGTAGGGGAGTCGGGGAGGGTGGGGACGGCACCGGGGGTGCAGCCCGTCTGAGGGGACAGGACTTGCCACTCTGACCTGGCGGACGGGTTTGAGTGTCTCCCGTCTCTGTGTTGCTCCTGCAGAGTCCTGGGTGGGAGCCTCAGCTGGCCCCGCAGGCCCCGCCTCCGCCTGCTGCCAAACCAGCCCAGGGGGACCGCGCAGGGGTCAAGGACAGTCCGTTGTCAGTGGCAGGCCGAGGCGAGGTGCCAGTGGGTGGAGCACAATGCCCTGGGCCCCTGCCTTTGCTGACCGGGACACAGGGGCCGCAGGCAGAGGGAATCGAGGTGACTTCAGGTGACATCGTCCCGGAGGGCAGTGGGCCCCTCAGCCAGTCCCACTGGTGTCCTCATAAAGGGAAGAGACAAGGCGGGCCCCTCCGGGAACCCCAGGAAGGAGTGGCCCCGCCACACCCTGACCTTGGCCTCAGGCACTAGGAGGAGCTCCCCTTCTGCCTTCAGCTTCCCAGAGGCGGCGCTTTGTGACAGGGACCCCAGGAAACCCAGGCGGGGGAGGGCAGCTGAGAACACCAGCTGTGGCTTCCATGCGGTGGCCAGAGTGTGGGGCGCCCTGCACGCAGCCTGCCCCTTGCCGTCCACCCCCGGGTCCCTTCCCTGCTCCTTCCTAAACACCTGTGCCCTTGGCGAGCCTGGGAGCCGCCAGTGCTCCCGAGCGCCCCCCgccgggggggcagggggaatggATGGGACCTGCGCTAGTGCCCCTGTTGGCCTCGTGGCAAGACCCCgtggagcgggggggggggggggagggaacgACGGGGACGCAGGGCACTGTGTCACAACCGGATGTGCGGTTAGGGGCGAACACCACCCGCATTCCCGGCCCACCCGGCGGAGGCGAGTGGGTGTTGGCAAGAGGCGAGGGCCGGTCCCCTCCAGCAGGTGGGCTGGCTTTGGCCCGGGCCCCGCCTCCAGGGTCACAGGTGGCAGGAAAGAAACCACCGGGGACAGTTGCGTCTCTTTGTGGATTTAATGGCAGGGACGGAGGTGGGCCCCCCCGCCACCACTTCTGCTTCTGAGGGGCGCGGATGGGCCGAGGAGTGCAGATGCGGGGAGCCGCGGGAATGTGGAGTGGCACCGCGGCTGGTTCGCACATGCCTGTCCCCATCCCCCGAGTTCCGGGGGCTCCCCCAGCTCCAGTCCGCCCCCAGGAGCCGGGGTGGAAAAGGCGggcacggccacggccacggccacggccgcGGTGTCTGGAGTCTCCCTGGCTGAGGAATGTACTGGGCCCAGGGCGGGCGGGGCGGCCCGAGCGGGCGGGAATGTGAGGCTGAAGTCTATGGTCCCCtcggggcggggctgggcggggacagcaccgggggggggggtggggggtgggggcgcaggcTCAGAGCTTGTGGGGGTTCACCCACTTGTAGGTGCCCTCGTACTGGAACCCCACTCTCTTCATCAGCTCGTCCGCCTCCGGGGGCCCGCGGCTGGGACAGGGACAGTTGGGGGGGCAGATGAGAGGGAGCCCCtgcgcccgccgccgcccccagcccacccccagcccgcgcccccaccccccgcacctGCCGTAAACATAGGGAATGGGCTGGAGTTTCTCGCGTTCGATCTTGTGCAGCAGCGGCGTGAAGATGCGCCAGGCCTCCCGGAGCTCGTCGCTGAGGGGACACGGTGTGGCTTTGGGGGCTGTGGGGACCGGGGacacggggcggggggtgggggcggggggcgggctgCGGCTCACCTGCGCACGAAGTGCATCTGGCTCCCGCAGAAGACGTCCAGGATGAGGCGCTCGTAGGCGTCGGGGAGCTTCACGTTCTgcaagcgggggtggggggtgggggtggtcacGGGGGTGTCGCCGGTGGCGCTGAGGGCGCCGCGCCGCCCCCGCCGGCCCCCGCGGCGCGCACCTTGTATCTGTTGCCGTAGGTCAGGTCCAGCTCGGACTCCTCGGGGCTGAAGAACATGCCGGGCTTCTTGGTCATCATCTTGGTGTACACGGCCTCGTCGGGCTGCACGCGGATCACCAGCTCGTTGCGCTTGCACTGCTGCTGGAAGATGTCCCCGGCCACGTCGCGGAACTGCAGGCGCACCTCGGCCTTGCGCTCGTTCAGGGCTTTGCCGCAGCGCAGGATGAAGGGCACCCCTGGGGGACAAGGCCGGCCCGGGCCGGGAGGGAGCGTGAGCGGGCTGCCGCAGCGCCGTCCCCTCCGGCCTCCCGGGCGGGCCGGCCCTACCGTCCCATCGCTCGTTCTCCACGTAGAGGACAACAGCCGCGAAGGTGGCGGTGGTGGACCCGCAGGGCACCGTGGGGTCGTCCAGGTACCCTCTGGTGGCCTCGCCCTCTCCGTTGGGGTTCCCCACGTACTGGCCCAGGACCACGTTGCTCGCCTGCACCTCTGAGATGCACTTCAACACCTTGACCTGCAAGAGGGGGGGCCCGCGGGTCACGAGGAAGCCACGCGACGGCAAGCATGGCCTTCCTGGCGGAGTGAGCGGCCGGTGCAGTCGGGCCTCGGCAGCGGCCGGCTCTGCTAACCCCGCTGGAGGCGGGCGCTCGAGGGCCCTCGAGCCCGCCTCGACTTCTCCTGAGGGAGAAGCTGAGGCCGAGAGAGGCAATGGGGCTGGAAGGTgcgcctccccccacccaccttcTCATCACGGACGTCGTCCGAGTCGGTGGAGGCGGGCTTCTCCATGGCCACCAGACACAGCATCTGCAGGAGGTGATTCTGCATCACGTCCCTGGTGGCACAAGCAGGGGGAACTTGG
Above is a genomic segment from Sus scrofa isolate TJ Tabasco breed Duroc chromosome X, Sscrofa11.1, whole genome shotgun sequence containing:
- the G6PD gene encoding glucose-6-phosphate 1-dehydrogenase isoform X2, with amino-acid sequence MAEQVALSRTQVCGILREELYQGDAFHQSDTHIFIIMGASGDLAKKKIYPTLWWLFRDGLLPEDTYIVGYARSRLSVADIRRQSEPFFKATPEEKPRLEEFFARNSYVAGQYDDAASYARLNSHMNALHQGSQANRLFYLALPPTVYEAVTKNIRETCMSRAGWNRVIVEKPFGRDLQSSDQLSNHISSLFREDQIYRIDHYLGKEMVQNLMVLRFANRIFGPIWNRDNIACVILTFKEPFGTEGRGGYFDEFGIIRDVMQNHLLQMLCLVAMEKPASTDSDDVRDEKVKVLKCISEVQASNVVLGQYVGNPNGEGEATRGYLDDPTVPCGSTTATFAAVVLYVENERWDGVPFILRCGKALNERKAEVRLQFRDVAGDIFQQQCKRNELVIRVQPDEAVYTKMMTKKPGMFFSPEESELDLTYGNRYKNVKLPDAYERLILDVFCGSQMHFVRSDELREAWRIFTPLLHKIEREKLQPIPYVYGSRGPPEADELMKRVGFQYEGTYKWVNPHKL